The Planctellipticum variicoloris DNA window GGCGTGAAGACACGAATTCAGCAGTCCAAGGGCCAGAACCGCCGCAGCAAAACGGAGTGGGAGACCGGGCATGAGGTATCTCGATGGTGTCGATGGCGGACTGACGATGGTTGGTCGAGTGTCGTCGCGACCGGAAATCCGCAGCAGAAATGGCACTGTACGGAAGCCAGCAGCCGCGCCGCAACTCACGTTCGTCACGCTCCAACGGGTTCCCTTGGGCAGAATGCTTGCCACTTATTGAACGTAGTGTCGCAAAATGCTCCATGTTGCGTTCGGAGACCGAGGGGCGTTGCAATTCGTAAATCATTTGAAAACCAGACGGTTGCGAGTTTCTCGCGAGAATCTGGCGATACGGCGCGCCAAGTGCTGTTGGTAATGTGCCGGAGTCTTTGATCACTCGGCGATCACAAGGAGGAAGTAACGATGTTGATCCTGACCCGCCGGCCCAATGAACGGATCGAAATCGGCGACAAGCAGATCACGGTGACCGTGCTGGAAGTGCACGGAGGCCGCGTGCGGCTGGGGATTGAAGCCCCGAGCAGCGTGGGAATTCGTCGCCAGGAAGTCACCCGGGCTCCAAGGAGCGAGTTCGAGTTCGCCGAGCCGTTGGCGAGCGCTGGACAACAATTCTGAAAAAATTGTGTTGATTCCTCGGTCCGCGTCGCGTAGCTTTGGCCGATAGTGTCCTGTACACACCATGTCTTCGGACAGATCGTCCATGCGATTCGTACTTCCTTGCTCCCGGCTGTCGGGCTCTCCACGGGCGCTGCTGCGCCTGTGCGGGCTGGCGGTGCTGGTGCTGGGAGCGGTCAGTACCGGCGCTGGAGATCTGCTCGCGTCCTGCGGCGACTACCTCCACCATGCTGCCGACGATGCTGGTCCGTGGCGGCTGGGTCAGGGTTCGCACGAACGGCTTCCGTGTCAGGGACCGGGTTGTTCGAAGTCCAAGGCTCCGCTGCAGATTCCGCCCGCCCCCGTGTTTCAGTTTTCGTCGACGGAGCGAGGCTGGCTCCCCGTCAGCACCAATCCGGAGCTGATCTCCGAGACCTCACCGCAGGGCCCTGTGGCCGATGCCGGAATTGGTCTCCTGCTGCTGCGTGACCGGCTCGAGCGGCCTCCGCAGTCTCTCTAGCCTCCCCGCGGGAGAGGTGCGCCCGGGCTTCGAGGATTGCGATCTGCTCTGGAACGCAATCCTCGACCGGATCCGCGTGCGTTTCGCAATGTCTGCAGGCCCTCAAGGGTCGGCGGCTCATAGCGAAGTCCCCTCTCCGCGGCGATTGCTCAGACCATCTCTGGCGGCTGCATTACGCCGCGCTCTGCCGGTTGCTGAAGGACCGGAGGATTCGCACCGGTTCGCCGGGTGTGCGCTGCCATGCGGCATGAGGTTTCGATTCCGAGAACTGCGCATTGCGTCCAGGCGACGCTGCGCGGTGCTGTTCCCTGAGTTCTCTGTGATTTCGCGCATTCCATACGTTTCTTCATTCCTGGTTTTTCCTTGCTTCGAGGTGCTCATCATGACTCGTTCCCGCCGCTCCGGTTTTACTCTGATCGAACTGCTGGTGGTGATTGCGATCATCGCCATCCTGATTGCGTTGCTGCTGCCCGCAGTCCAGCAGGCCCGCGAAGCGGCCCGTCGGACGCAGTGCCGGAATAACCTGAAGCAATTGGGCCTGGCGATTCACAACTATCACGACAACTACGGCTGCATTCCGATCGCCGACGTCAACGGGTCGTCGACGCCGATCTCCGCCCACGCCCGCCTGCTCCCCGGAATGGATCAGGCTCCTCTGTTCAACCTGGTGAACTTCAATGTTCCCTACAATCACGTCAACAACGACCCCGTGCGCGTGATTCAGGTGCCGGCATTCCTCTGTCCCTCCAACACGGACGGACTCCCGTCCACGCTGGGAGGACGGAACAACTATTACTGGAACGCCGGCAATGGCATCGTCATGTACGACTCGGGGCTGACCGGCCAGCCGGCCGCCAATGGCGTCATCTACCACACGCGCAAGATCGCCTTCCGCGATGTCACCGATGGTTTGAGCAACACCGCGGCGATGGCCGAGAAGATGACCGGCGACGGCTCGAATGGCGTTTCGAGCCCGCGGACGGATACCTTCCAGCCGGGAACCTATCCGACCACCCCGGACGAAGCCTTGCAGCAGTGCAATGCGATGGACCCGGCCGATTTGTCGAAGCAGGGCTACTCGAACGTGGGAGCCCCGTGGCTGCAGCAGTACCACTCCACGAACCAGTACAACCACGTCCTGCCGCCGAACGGCAGGTCGTGCATGTATCCTCCGGGCCGGATCTCGACGACCGCCAACAGTCAACATACCGGCGGCGTCCACATGTTGCTCTGCGATGGCTCCGTGCGATTTATTTCCGAGAATCTGGACCTCAAAATCTGGCGGTCTCTCGGCAGCGTCGCCGGTTCCGAGGTTCTCGGCGAATTCTAACGGCATTCGTCGGGCCAACCGCGTACCCCGGCGGCCGTTCGCCGCCGGTGGTTTCTACTCAGCGATGCGTGCGCGCCGGGCGCCAGCCCCGCACACTGAGAGTGGCCGTTTTCAGTCAGGAATCGTTCGATGCTGTCGTTTCGGAGACTGTTGGTCTACGCAATCGCGCTCCCTCTGATGCTCGGCGGATGCAGCAGGACCGCGCGTGACTTGAAGCTGGATGCCGACCTGGCTCGCGCCTCGCTCAACGAGGCCCTGAAGGCCTGGGCGGACGGAAAGCATCCGGAGGAGCTCGCGCCGGAGATCATCGTCGGCGACGCCTCCTGGAATGCCGGCCAGACGCTGGTTTCGTTCGAGATCAAGTCCGCCGACGAACGGTCGGACGGGACCAACCTCTACATTCCAGTGGCCTGCCAGCTCCGGGACTCGAAGGGCAAAGTCTCAAAAACAGAAACCATTTACATCGTCGGCACATCACCCGTCATCACCATCTTCCCGCAATAGCACGTCGCCTGCCCGTCGGATTCGCAGGCGCGATTCCCCCTCAACTCACTGCAGAGAGCGCTAAGCATGATTTTCCAGCGAACTCGGACGATCCTTCAGTGGCTGATTGTCAGCGGCGTCTGTGTCACGATCGCCGTCGCGGAAGAACCCGCTCCGTCGAAGCCCGCGCTGACTCGCCCTGAAATGAAACAGCGGATTCAGGCGCTCAAGAATCGCACGGCGCGGCTGCCCCTGCCTGCGCCGACCCCCGAAGAGATCGCGTCGGGACGATCGCTCGTCAACAACGGGCGACTGCGGTCAATCTACCTGCCGCCGTCGTGGCAGAGCTTTGTCGTGCCGGGATGGGGCGGCAGCACGAATCGCCC harbors:
- a CDS encoding DUF1559 domain-containing protein — protein: MTRSRRSGFTLIELLVVIAIIAILIALLLPAVQQAREAARRTQCRNNLKQLGLAIHNYHDNYGCIPIADVNGSSTPISAHARLLPGMDQAPLFNLVNFNVPYNHVNNDPVRVIQVPAFLCPSNTDGLPSTLGGRNNYYWNAGNGIVMYDSGLTGQPAANGVIYHTRKIAFRDVTDGLSNTAAMAEKMTGDGSNGVSSPRTDTFQPGTYPTTPDEALQQCNAMDPADLSKQGYSNVGAPWLQQYHSTNQYNHVLPPNGRSCMYPPGRISTTANSQHTGGVHMLLCDGSVRFISENLDLKIWRSLGSVAGSEVLGEF
- a CDS encoding carbon storage regulator, with translation MLILTRRPNERIEIGDKQITVTVLEVHGGRVRLGIEAPSSVGIRRQEVTRAPRSEFEFAEPLASAGQQF